Proteins from a genomic interval of Drosophila melanogaster chromosome 2R:
- the Orai gene encoding orai, isoform G — MPPFEEGESKPEEQIPLKPPRRHKKMKSADQEAAQTPAEDHEEEQLLPGSGTSNLRYARANLSQSSLMLSHQQGSFESSTERTASSETLDVMPISRRYQVHPQPNRLGIRQPASALASALHATARLAASVDAYTAAATATAATGDYGDYMRPQPNLGHAHQLPLTQTTQTAQPLHHQLPAHQLGNLRASNFVGSSRYLYHSQFNSNSPQTRRFTAQRDGSPAYAASVAAASAAAAASAVAPIAPLAPLASIASPPFAAQPPPFQLRTYQQNQSYRFQPRGHHRTASSSMSQSGEDLHSPTYLSWRKLQLSRAKLKASSKTSALLSGFAMVAMVEVQLDHDTNVPPGMLIAFAICTTLLVAVHMLALMISTCILPNIETVCNLHSISLVHESPHERLHWYIETAWAFSTLLGLILFLLEIAILCWVKFYDLSPPAAWSACVVLIPVMIIFMAFAIHFYRSLVSHKYEVTVSGIRELEMLKEQMEQDHLEHHNNIRNNGMNYGASGDIV; from the exons ATGCCACCCTTTGAAGAGGGTGAATCCAAGCCAGAGGAGCAGATACCTCTAAAGCCGCCCCGACGCCACAAGAAGATGAAGTCAGCGGACCAAGAGGCCGCCCAAACGCCGGCGGAGGATCACGAGGAGGAGCAATTGCTGCCGGGCAGCGGGACGAGCAATCTGCGTTATGCCCGGGCCAATTTGAGCCAGAGCAGCCTGATGCTGAGCCACCAGCAGGGCTCCTTCGAATCGTCAACCGAACGAACGGCGAGCAGTGAGACCCTGGATGTAATGCCGATATCGAGGCGCTACCAGGTGCATCCACAGCCGAACCGCTTGGGGATTCGGCAGCCAGCCTCGGCCTTGGCGAGCGCTCTGCATGCCACTGCCAGATTGGCGGCCAGTGTGGATGCCTATACGGCGGCGGCTACAGCCACAGCGGCAACCGGTGACTACGGCGATTATATGCGCCCGCAACCGAACCTCGGTCACGCCCACCAACTGCCCCTCACCCAGACAACCCAGACAGCCCAGCCCCTGCACCACCAGCTGCCCGCTCACCAGCTGGGCAATCTGAGAGCGAGCAATTTTGTGGGGTCGTCGCGGTATCTCTATCACAGCCAGTTTAATTCGAATTCGCCGCAAACGAGACGCTTCACTGCGCAGCGAGACGGGTCGCCAGCATATGCGGCTTCAGTGGCGGCAGCTTCAGCGGCGGCCGCAGCTTCAGCAGTAGCACCGATAGCGCCACTAGCACCACTAGCCTCCATAGCATCGCCCCCATTTGCGGCCCAGCCGCCGCCCTTTCAGTTGCGCACCTACCAACAGAATCAATCCTACCGCTTTCAGCCGCGCGGACACCATCGcaccgccagcagcagcatgtcGCAGTCCGGCGAGGATCTCCACTCGCCCACCTACCTGTCCTGGCGGAAGCTCCAGCTTAGTCGGGCCAAGCTAAAGGCATCCAGCAAGACGTCCGCCCTGCTCTCCGGATTCGCCATG GTGGCGATGGTGGAGGTGCAACTGGATCACGATACGAATGTACCACCGGGCATGCTGATAGCCTTCGCCATCTGCACCACCCTCCTGGTGGCGGTGCACATGCTGGCCCTGATGATCAGCACCTGTATCCTGCCAAATATTGAGACGGTGTGTAATTTGCATAGTATTTCCCTGGTCCACGAATCGCCACACGAGCGTCTCCATTGGTACATTGAAACGGCGTGGGCATTCTCCACGCTGCTGGGACTCATACTCTTTCTACTGGAGATAGCCATCCTGTGCTGGGTGAAATTCTATGACCTAAGTCCGCCGGCGGCTTGGTCAGCGTGTGTGGTCCTCATACCGGTGATGATCATCTTTATGGCCTTCGCCATTCACTTCTATCGCTCCCTGGTGTCGCACAAATATGAGGTGACAGTCTCGGGCATCCGTGAGCTGGAGATGCTCAAGGAGCAGATGGAGCAGGATCATTTGGAGCATCACAATAACATACGAAATAATGGCATGAACTATGGCGCATCCGGGGACATTGTCTAG